In a genomic window of Phoenix dactylifera cultivar Barhee BC4 unplaced genomic scaffold, palm_55x_up_171113_PBpolish2nd_filt_p 000826F, whole genome shotgun sequence:
- the LOC120107328 gene encoding uncharacterized protein LOC120107328, giving the protein MRRLQAAQDRQKRWADKGRRQLEFLEGNFVFLKISPSRGITRFGRHGKLSPRYIGPFEVLAKVGRVAYKLALSPELSGVHDVFHVSLLRRYISVPSHILQYEPLQVNEDLTYEEAPLRIVDKKEQILRRRTIPYVKIQWANHTEREATWKLEEEMRQNYPQLFEDR; this is encoded by the coding sequence ATGCGAAGACTACAGGCCGCTCAGGACAGACAGAAACGATGGGCTGACAAGGGCAGGAGGCAAttggaatttttggaggggaactttgtcttcctaaaaatttctccgTCGAGGGGTATTACTCGATTTGGGCGGCATGGTAAGCTGAGTCCCCGCTACATCGGCCCATTCGAGGTTCTTGCGAAAGTGGGCAGGGTCGCCTACAAGCTGGCCCTATCTCCGGAGTTATCAGGAGTACACGATGTCTTTCACGTCTCCCTCCTACGTAGGTACATCTCAGTTCCCAGCCATATATTACAGTATGAACCTTTGCAGGTAAATGAAGACCTGACCTATGAGGAAGCTCCTCTGCGCATCGTCGATAAGAAGGAGCAAATTCTTCGGAGGCGCACCATCCCTTATGTCAAAATTCAGTGGGCCAACCACACTGAACGGGAAGCCACCTGGAAACTTGAAGAAGAGATGCGTCAAAATTACCCCCAACTCTTCGAAGATAGAG